In Pseudomonas fluorescens, a genomic segment contains:
- a CDS encoding phosphatidate cytidylyltransferase — translation MLKQRIITALILLPIALCGFFLLDGSGFALFIGLVVILGAWEWARLAGFSTQLPRLVYAAVVALLLFLMYILPDIAPWVLGAAVLWWALATFLVLTYPRTSAQWSSVACKLVIGLLILLPAWQGLVEIKRYPIGNELILAVMVLVWGADIGAYFSGRAFGKRKLAPAVSPGKSWEGVYGGLALTLVITLVVGVVREWSMKEVFLALLGTAIVVFISVVGDLTESMFKRQAGIKDSSNLLPGHGGVLDRIDSLTAAIPIFAVLLWMSAS, via the coding sequence ATGCTTAAACAACGAATCATCACAGCACTGATCCTGCTGCCGATTGCCTTGTGTGGATTTTTCCTGCTCGACGGTTCCGGCTTTGCGCTGTTTATTGGCTTGGTTGTAATTCTCGGGGCCTGGGAATGGGCGCGCCTGGCAGGGTTCAGTACGCAGTTGCCACGCCTGGTCTATGCGGCGGTGGTAGCGCTGTTGCTGTTCCTGATGTACATCCTGCCGGACATCGCGCCCTGGGTATTGGGGGCGGCGGTATTGTGGTGGGCGCTGGCGACGTTCCTGGTGCTGACCTATCCGCGCACCAGTGCCCAGTGGTCCAGTGTCGCCTGCAAATTGGTGATTGGCTTGCTGATCCTGCTGCCGGCCTGGCAAGGGCTGGTGGAGATCAAGCGCTACCCGATTGGTAATGAGCTGATCCTCGCGGTAATGGTGCTGGTCTGGGGGGCTGATATTGGCGCCTACTTTTCCGGCCGGGCCTTTGGCAAGCGCAAGCTGGCACCCGCCGTCAGCCCGGGCAAAAGCTGGGAAGGCGTGTATGGCGGCCTGGCGTTGACACTGGTGATCACGCTTGTTGTTGGTGTCGTGCGCGAATGGTCGATGAAGGAAGTCTTCCTGGCCCTGCTGGGTACGGCCATTGTCGTATTCATCTCGGTGGTGGGTGACCTCACTGAAAGCATGTTCAAGCGCCAGGCCGGGATCAAGGACAGCAGCAACCTGTTGCCGGGTCATGGTGGCGTGCTGGATCGCATCGACAGCCTCACGGCCGCGATCCCGATCTTTGCCGTGCTGTTGTGGATGAGCGCCTCGTGA
- the uppS gene encoding polyprenyl diphosphate synthase, translated as MEKTKQTVPSVVPRHVAIIMDGNNRWAKKRFLPGVAGHKAGVDAVRAVIEVCAEAKVEVLTLFAFSSENWQRPAEEVSALMDLFFKALRREAKRLNDNKISLRIIGDRSRFHPDLQAAMREAEAITAGSDRFVLQIAANYGGQWDIAQAAQRLAREVQAGHLRPDDITPELLQTCLVTGDLPLPDLCIRTGGEHRISNFLLWQLAYTELYFSDLFWPDFKHDAMRKALADFASRQRRFGKTSEQIEAGARV; from the coding sequence ATGGAAAAGACCAAGCAGACTGTGCCCTCTGTGGTGCCGCGCCATGTCGCGATCATCATGGATGGGAATAATCGCTGGGCGAAGAAACGCTTTCTGCCTGGTGTCGCCGGGCATAAAGCGGGTGTCGATGCGGTGCGGGCGGTGATTGAGGTGTGTGCCGAGGCCAAGGTCGAAGTGTTGACCCTGTTCGCCTTCTCCAGTGAAAACTGGCAGCGGCCTGCCGAGGAAGTCAGTGCCCTGATGGACCTGTTCTTCAAGGCCTTGCGTCGTGAGGCCAAGCGTCTCAACGACAATAAGATCAGCCTGCGCATCATCGGTGATCGTTCGCGATTCCATCCGGATTTGCAGGCCGCCATGCGCGAAGCCGAGGCGATCACGGCTGGCAGCGACCGCTTTGTATTGCAGATCGCCGCCAACTATGGCGGCCAGTGGGATATCGCCCAGGCTGCGCAGCGGCTGGCTCGCGAAGTGCAGGCCGGCCATCTGCGCCCGGACGACATCACGCCCGAACTGTTGCAAACCTGTCTGGTGACCGGCGACCTGCCGTTGCCGGACCTGTGTATCCGCACCGGTGGTGAGCACCGCATCAGTAACTTTCTATTGTGGCAATTGGCCTACACCGAGTTGTACTTCTCCGACCTGTTCTGGCCGGACTTCAAACACGATGCCATGCGTAAAGCGCTGGCCGATTTCGCTTCCCGTCAGCGTCGCTTCGGTAAAACGAGCGAGCAGATCGAAGCTGGAGCCCGGGTTTAA
- the frr gene encoding ribosome recycling factor: MINDIKKDAQARMQKSLESLSHAFGQIRTGKAHPSILGSVMVPYYGADTPLSGVANVTVKDSRTLQVVAFERNMLAAVDKAIQSAGLNLNPTNLGELLLISMPALTEETRKGFTKQARSAAEDARVAVRNIRRDALGDLKKLVKDKEISEDEERRAIADIDKLTKEAEAQITKATEEKEKDLMAV, from the coding sequence ATGATCAATGACATCAAGAAAGACGCCCAAGCGCGTATGCAGAAATCCCTGGAGTCTCTGAGCCACGCATTCGGCCAGATTCGTACCGGCAAGGCGCACCCGAGCATCCTGGGTAGCGTGATGGTGCCGTATTACGGCGCCGACACCCCCCTGAGCGGTGTGGCCAACGTAACCGTAAAAGATTCGCGCACCCTGCAAGTCGTGGCTTTCGAGCGCAACATGCTCGCTGCTGTCGACAAAGCCATCCAAAGTGCCGGCCTGAACCTCAACCCGACCAACCTGGGCGAGTTGTTGCTGATCTCCATGCCGGCACTGACCGAAGAAACCCGCAAGGGCTTCACCAAGCAGGCGCGCAGTGCTGCTGAAGACGCGCGTGTTGCCGTGCGCAACATCCGTCGTGATGCGTTGGGTGACCTGAAGAAGCTGGTCAAGGACAAGGAAATCAGCGAAGACGAAGAACGTCGCGCTATTGCCGATATCGACAAGCTGACTAAAGAAGCCGAGGCCCAGATTACCAAGGCTACCGAAGAAAAAGAAAAGGACCTGATGGCCGTATAA
- the pyrH gene encoding UMP kinase has protein sequence MAQQGSGYQARYKRILLKLSGEALMGSEEFGIDPKVLDRMALEVGQLVGIGVQVGLVIGGGNLFRGAALSAAGMDRVTGDHMGMLATVMNALAMRDALERANISAIVMSAISMVGVTDHYDRRKAMRHLNSKEVVIFAAGTGNPFFTTDSAACLRAIEIDADVVLKATKVDGVYTADPFKDPHAEKFDHLTYDEVLDRKLGVMDLTAICLCRDHKMPLRVFNMNKPGALLNIVHGGAEGTLIEEGQQ, from the coding sequence ATGGCTCAGCAGGGCAGTGGTTATCAGGCTCGCTATAAACGCATTCTACTCAAGCTTAGCGGCGAGGCCCTGATGGGCTCGGAAGAGTTCGGGATCGATCCCAAGGTGCTCGATCGCATGGCGCTGGAAGTCGGCCAACTGGTCGGCATCGGTGTCCAGGTCGGCCTGGTGATCGGGGGTGGTAACCTGTTCCGCGGCGCGGCACTGAGTGCGGCCGGTATGGATCGGGTCACGGGTGACCACATGGGCATGCTGGCCACTGTGATGAACGCCCTGGCCATGCGCGACGCCCTGGAGCGTGCCAATATCTCGGCAATCGTGATGTCGGCTATTTCCATGGTTGGTGTGACCGATCACTATGATCGCCGCAAAGCCATGCGTCACTTGAACTCCAAGGAAGTGGTGATCTTCGCCGCCGGTACTGGCAATCCATTCTTTACCACGGATTCGGCTGCTTGCTTGCGCGCCATCGAAATCGATGCTGACGTAGTGCTCAAGGCCACCAAGGTGGATGGCGTATACACCGCAGACCCATTCAAAGACCCGCATGCCGAGAAGTTCGATCATCTGACCTACGATGAAGTGCTGGATCGCAAGCTGGGCGTGATGGACCTGACGGCTATTTGCCTGTGCCGCGACCATAAGATGCCGCTGCGCGTATTTAACATGAACAAGCCCGGCGCCCTGCTGAATATCGTACACGGCGGCGCGGAAGGGACTCTGATCGAGGAAGGCCAACAATGA
- the tsf gene encoding translation elongation factor Ts: MAEITAALVKELRERTGEGMMDCKKALTKAGGDIEKAIDDMRASGAIKAAKKAGNVAAEGAIALKEDGKSAVLLEVNSQTDFLALQDDFKAFVAASVEKAFADKLTDAAPLIEAQEADRLVLVGKVGENVNIRRLVRVEGDVVGGYLHGNKIGVAVVLKGGTVELAKDIAMHVAASNPEFLLPSEVSADAIEREKAVFLSLNADKIAGKPENIVENMIKGRISKFLAEASLVEQAFVKNPEIKVGELAKKAGAEIVSFTYFKVGEGIEKPVDNFAEEVAAQLAAAKQ; encoded by the coding sequence ATGGCAGAGATTACTGCAGCGTTGGTCAAAGAACTGCGTGAGCGTACCGGCGAAGGCATGATGGATTGCAAAAAGGCCTTGACCAAGGCCGGCGGCGACATCGAAAAAGCCATTGATGACATGCGTGCTTCCGGCGCCATCAAGGCTGCCAAGAAAGCAGGCAACGTTGCTGCTGAAGGCGCTATCGCCCTGAAGGAAGACGGTAAATCCGCAGTCCTGCTGGAAGTGAACTCGCAGACTGACTTCCTGGCCCTGCAGGACGACTTCAAGGCATTTGTTGCTGCCAGCGTTGAGAAAGCGTTCGCCGACAAACTGACTGACGCCGCTCCGCTGATCGAAGCTCAAGAAGCAGACCGTCTGGTACTGGTCGGCAAGGTTGGCGAAAACGTCAACATTCGTCGCCTGGTTCGCGTTGAAGGTGATGTTGTTGGTGGTTACCTGCACGGCAACAAGATCGGTGTAGCTGTTGTTCTGAAGGGCGGCACTGTTGAGCTGGCCAAAGACATCGCTATGCACGTAGCGGCCAGCAATCCTGAGTTCCTGCTGCCATCGGAAGTGTCTGCTGACGCAATCGAGCGCGAAAAAGCTGTGTTCCTGAGCCTCAACGCTGACAAAATCGCTGGCAAGCCAGAGAACATCGTTGAAAACATGATCAAAGGCCGTATCAGCAAGTTCCTGGCTGAAGCAAGCCTGGTTGAGCAGGCGTTCGTCAAGAACCCTGAAATCAAGGTTGGCGAGCTGGCCAAGAAAGCCGGTGCTGAAATCGTTTCCTTCACTTACTTCAAAGTAGGCGAAGGCATCGAGAAGCCGGTCGACAACTTCGCTGAAGAAGTTGCTGCCCAGCTGGCTGCCGCCAAGCAATAA
- the rpsB gene encoding 30S ribosomal protein S2 — MSQVNMRDMLKAGVHFGHQTRYWNPKMGKYIFGARNKIHIINLEKTLPMFNEALTFVERLAQGKNKILFVGTKRSAGKIVAEEAARCGSPYVDHRWLGGMLTNFKTIRASIKRLRDLEVQAEDGTFAKLTKKEALMRTRDLEKLDRSLGGIKDMGGLPDALFVIDVDHERIAITEANKLGIPVIGVVDTNSSPEGVDYIIPGNDDAIRAIQLYMGSMADAVIRGRNHVAGGTEQFVEEAPVAAAE, encoded by the coding sequence ATGTCCCAAGTCAACATGCGCGATATGCTGAAGGCCGGTGTGCACTTCGGTCACCAGACCCGTTACTGGAACCCGAAAATGGGTAAGTACATTTTCGGCGCGCGTAACAAGATCCACATCATCAACCTTGAAAAAACCCTGCCAATGTTCAACGAAGCGCTGACTTTCGTAGAGCGCCTGGCCCAGGGCAAAAACAAGATTCTGTTCGTTGGCACCAAGCGTTCCGCTGGCAAGATCGTTGCTGAAGAAGCAGCACGTTGCGGTTCGCCGTACGTCGATCACCGCTGGTTGGGCGGCATGCTGACCAACTTCAAAACCATCCGTGCTTCCATCAAGCGTCTGCGTGACCTTGAAGTGCAAGCCGAAGACGGTACTTTCGCCAAGCTGACCAAGAAAGAGGCGCTGATGCGCACTCGCGACCTGGAAAAGCTCGATCGTTCCCTGGGTGGTATCAAGGACATGGGCGGTCTGCCTGACGCACTGTTCGTTATCGACGTTGATCACGAGCGCATCGCGATCACCGAAGCCAACAAGCTGGGCATCCCTGTTATCGGCGTAGTCGATACCAACAGCAGCCCGGAAGGCGTTGACTACATCATCCCAGGCAACGATGACGCCATCCGCGCTATCCAGCTGTACATGGGTTCGATGGCTGACGCTGTTATCCGTGGTCGCAACCACGTTGCTGGTGGCACCGAGCAGTTCGTTGAAGAAGCTCCGGTAGCCGCAGCTGAGTAA
- the map gene encoding type I methionyl aminopeptidase, giving the protein MTVTLKTAEDIAGMRVAGKLAADVLEMIAEHVKPGVTTEALDRICHDYIVNVQKAIPAPLNYKGFPKSICTSINHVVCHGIPGDKPLKDGDTLNIDVTVIKDGYHGDTSRMFHVGTVPVWAERLSQVTQECMYKAIEIVKPGCRLGDIGEVIQKHAEKNGFSVVREFCGHGIGKVFHEEPQILHYGRAGTGMELKAGMTFTIEPMINQGKADTKVLGDGWTAITKDRKLSAQWEHTLLVTDTGYEIFTLRADDTIPRISGAASA; this is encoded by the coding sequence ATGACCGTCACTTTGAAAACCGCCGAAGACATCGCAGGCATGCGCGTTGCCGGCAAACTGGCTGCCGACGTGCTGGAAATGATCGCCGAACACGTCAAGCCAGGCGTCACTACTGAAGCGCTGGACCGTATCTGCCACGACTATATCGTCAACGTGCAAAAGGCCATCCCTGCGCCGCTGAACTACAAGGGCTTCCCCAAGTCGATCTGCACCTCGATCAACCACGTGGTATGCCACGGGATTCCCGGCGATAAGCCGTTGAAAGACGGGGACACCCTGAACATCGACGTCACCGTGATCAAGGATGGCTACCACGGCGACACCAGCCGCATGTTCCACGTCGGCACCGTACCGGTCTGGGCTGAGCGCCTGTCCCAGGTCACCCAGGAATGCATGTACAAGGCCATCGAGATCGTCAAGCCTGGCTGCCGCCTGGGCGACATCGGTGAAGTGATCCAGAAGCACGCGGAAAAGAACGGTTTCTCGGTCGTCCGCGAATTCTGCGGCCACGGTATCGGCAAGGTGTTCCACGAAGAACCGCAGATCCTGCACTACGGCCGCGCCGGCACCGGCATGGAACTCAAGGCAGGCATGACCTTCACCATCGAGCCGATGATCAACCAGGGCAAGGCCGACACCAAGGTTCTGGGCGACGGCTGGACCGCCATCACCAAGGACCGCAAGCTCTCGGCCCAGTGGGAACACACCCTGCTGGTCACCGACACCGGCTACGAAATCTTCACCCTGCGTGCGGACGACACGATCCCACGCATTTCGGGTGCGGCTTCGGCGTAA
- a CDS encoding [protein-PII] uridylyltransferase produces the protein MPQVDPELFDRGQFQAELALKASPIAAFKKAIRQAREVLDERFRSGRDIRRLIEDRAWFIDNILQKAWEQFTWSEDADIALVAVGGYGRGELHPYSDIDLLILLDSADHEIFRDSIERFLTLLWDIGLEVGQSVRSVDECAEEARADLTVITNLMESRTIAGPERLRQRMLEVTSTAHMWPSKDFFLAKRAEQKARHHKYNDTEYNLEPNVKGSPGGLRDIQTILWVARRQYGTLNLRALAGEGFLVESENALLASSQEFLWKVRYALHMLAGRSEDRLLFDHQRSIATLLGFEGEDAKTSIESFMQQYYRVVMSIAQLSDLIIQHFEEVILAPEDEAPPQPINARFQLHDGYIEARSDNVFRRTPFAMLEIFVLMAQQPEIKGVRADTIRLLRENRHLIDDDFRNDIRNTSLFIELFKCKIGIHRNLRRMNRYGILGRYLPEFGFIVGQMQHDLFHIYTVDAHTLNLIKHLRKLQYTQVSEKFPLASKLMAKLPKPELIYLAGLYHDIGKGRHGDHSEIGAVDAEAFCQRHQLPLWDSRLIVWLVQNHLIMSTTAQRKDLSDPQVIHDFAQIVGDETRLDYLYVLTVSDINATNPTLWNSWRASLLRQLYTETKRALRRGLENPVDREEQIRRTQSAALDILVRGGNDPDDVEQLWSQLGDDYFLRHTAGDVAWHSDAILQQPADGGPLVLIKETTQREFEGGTQIFIYAPDQHDFFAVTVAAMDQLNLNIHDARVITSSSQFTLDTYIVLDTEGESIGDNPARVKKIREGLTEALRNPDDYPTIIQRRVPRQLKHFAFAPQVTISNDAQRPVTVLELSAPDRPGLLARIGGIFLEFDLSLQNAKIATLGERVEDVFFITDADNQPLSDPELCRRLQDAIVQQLSVTQEPGVELTRLTI, from the coding sequence ATGCCCCAGGTGGATCCCGAACTCTTCGACCGTGGCCAGTTCCAGGCCGAACTGGCGCTGAAGGCGAGCCCTATCGCCGCCTTCAAGAAGGCTATCCGCCAGGCCCGCGAGGTGCTCGACGAGCGCTTTCGCAGCGGCCGGGACATTCGCCGGCTGATCGAGGACCGCGCCTGGTTCATCGATAACATCCTGCAAAAGGCCTGGGAACAGTTCACCTGGAGCGAAGACGCCGATATCGCCCTGGTCGCGGTCGGCGGCTATGGCCGTGGTGAACTGCACCCCTACTCCGACATCGATTTGCTGATCCTGCTGGACAGTGCCGATCATGAGATCTTTCGCGATTCCATCGAGCGTTTTCTGACGCTGTTGTGGGATATCGGCCTTGAGGTCGGCCAGAGCGTGCGCTCGGTCGACGAATGCGCCGAAGAAGCCCGTGCCGACCTGACCGTCATCACCAACCTGATGGAAAGCCGCACCATCGCCGGCCCCGAGCGCCTGCGCCAGCGCATGCTCGAAGTCACGAGCACCGCACACATGTGGCCCAGCAAGGATTTCTTCCTGGCCAAGCGTGCCGAGCAGAAAGCCCGGCACCACAAGTACAACGACACCGAATACAACCTGGAACCCAACGTCAAAGGCTCGCCGGGCGGGCTGCGGGACATCCAGACCATCCTGTGGGTCGCCCGCCGCCAGTACGGCACCCTGAACCTGCGCGCCCTGGCCGGCGAGGGTTTTCTGGTGGAAAGCGAAAACGCCCTGCTGGCCTCGTCCCAGGAATTCCTGTGGAAAGTGCGCTACGCCCTGCACATGCTCGCCGGGCGCTCCGAAGACCGCCTGCTGTTCGACCACCAGCGGTCCATCGCCACCCTGCTCGGTTTTGAAGGCGAAGACGCGAAGACCAGCATCGAAAGCTTCATGCAGCAGTACTACCGGGTGGTCATGAGCATTGCCCAGCTCAGCGACCTGATCATCCAGCACTTCGAAGAAGTGATCCTGGCCCCGGAAGACGAAGCACCGCCGCAGCCGATCAACGCGCGTTTCCAGCTGCACGACGGCTATATCGAGGCGCGTAGCGACAACGTGTTCCGCCGCACCCCGTTCGCCATGCTGGAAATCTTCGTGCTGATGGCCCAGCAGCCGGAAATCAAAGGCGTGCGTGCCGATACGATCCGCCTGTTGCGGGAAAACCGTCACCTGATCGACGATGATTTTCGCAATGACATCCGCAACACCAGCCTGTTTATCGAACTGTTCAAATGCAAGATCGGCATCCACCGCAACCTGCGGCGGATGAACCGCTACGGGATCCTCGGGCGTTACCTGCCGGAGTTCGGTTTTATCGTCGGGCAGATGCAGCACGACCTCTTCCACATCTACACGGTGGACGCCCACACCCTGAACCTGATCAAGCACCTGCGTAAGTTGCAGTACACCCAGGTCTCAGAAAAATTCCCGCTGGCCAGCAAGCTCATGGCCAAGCTGCCCAAGCCCGAGCTGATCTACCTGGCCGGCCTGTATCACGACATTGGCAAAGGCCGGCATGGCGATCACTCGGAAATCGGTGCGGTTGACGCCGAGGCCTTCTGCCAGCGCCATCAGTTGCCGTTGTGGGACAGCCGCCTGATTGTCTGGCTGGTGCAGAACCACCTGATAATGTCGACCACCGCCCAGCGCAAGGACTTATCCGACCCGCAGGTGATCCACGATTTCGCACAGATCGTCGGCGATGAAACCCGCCTCGACTACCTGTACGTACTGACCGTCTCCGATATCAACGCCACCAACCCGACGCTGTGGAACTCCTGGCGCGCCAGCCTGTTGCGCCAACTCTACACCGAGACCAAGCGCGCCCTGCGTCGCGGCCTGGAAAACCCGGTGGACCGCGAAGAACAGATCCGCCGTACCCAAAGCGCGGCCTTGGATATCCTGGTGCGCGGCGGCAACGACCCGGACGACGTCGAACAGCTCTGGTCGCAACTGGGTGATGATTATTTCCTGCGCCACACTGCCGGCGATGTGGCCTGGCACAGCGACGCCATCCTCCAGCAACCCGCCGATGGCGGCCCGCTGGTCTTGATCAAAGAAACCACCCAGCGCGAATTCGAGGGCGGCACGCAGATCTTCATCTACGCGCCCGACCAGCACGACTTCTTCGCCGTGACCGTGGCCGCCATGGACCAGCTCAACCTGAACATCCATGACGCCCGTGTGATCACCTCCAGCAGCCAGTTCACCCTCGACACCTACATCGTGCTCGACACCGAAGGCGAGTCGATTGGCGACAACCCGGCGCGGGTCAAAAAGATTCGCGAAGGGCTCACTGAAGCGCTGCGCAACCCGGATGACTACCCGACCATCATCCAGCGCCGGGTACCTCGCCAGCTCAAGCATTTTGCCTTCGCCCCCCAGGTGACCATCTCCAACGATGCACAGCGCCCGGTGACCGTGCTGGAGCTCAGCGCGCCGGACCGTCCGGGCCTGTTGGCACGGATCGGCGGCATCTTTTTGGAGTTCGACCTGTCGTTGCAGAATGCCAAGATTGCGACCCTGGGCGAGCGCGTGGAAGACGTGTTCTTCATCACCGACGCCGATAACCAGCCGCTGTCCGACCCGGAGCTGTGCCGTCGCCTGCAGGACGCGATCGTCCAGCAGCTGAGCGTGACCCAGGAACCCGGTGTCGAACTGACACGACTGACCATTTAA
- the dapC gene encoding succinyldiaminopimelate transaminase, whose translation MNNALNQLQPYPFEKLRALLGSVTPNPSKRPIALSIGEPKHKSPEFVAKALADNLDQMAVYPTTLGLPALREAIGAWCERRFNVPKGWLDPARNILPVNGTREALFAFTQTVVNRGDDALVVSPNPFYQIYEGAAFLAGAKPHYLPCLDANGFNPDFDAVSPDIWKRCQILFLCSPGNPTGALIPVETLKKLIALADEYDFVIAADECYSELYFDEQTPPPGLLSACVELGREDFKRCVVFHSLSKRSNLPGLRSGFVAGDADILKAFLLYRTYHGCAMPVQTQLASIAAWHDEAHVKANRDLYREKFDAVLAILKPVLDVQSPDGGFYLWPNVEGDDAAFCRDLFVEEHVTVVPGSYLSREVDGFNPGAGRVRLALVAPLAECVEAAERIRDFIQRRR comes from the coding sequence ATGAACAACGCCCTGAACCAGCTGCAGCCCTACCCGTTCGAGAAACTGCGCGCCCTGCTCGGCAGCGTCACGCCCAACCCAAGCAAACGCCCGATCGCGCTGTCCATCGGCGAACCGAAGCATAAATCCCCGGAATTCGTGGCCAAGGCGCTGGCAGATAACCTCGACCAGATGGCGGTCTACCCAACCACCCTGGGCCTCCCGGCATTGCGCGAGGCCATCGGTGCCTGGTGCGAACGTCGCTTCAATGTACCCAAGGGCTGGCTCGACCCGGCGCGCAATATCCTGCCGGTCAACGGCACCCGCGAAGCACTGTTCGCCTTCACCCAGACCGTGGTCAACCGCGGCGACGATGCCCTGGTGGTCAGCCCCAACCCGTTCTATCAGATCTACGAAGGCGCCGCGTTCCTGGCCGGGGCCAAGCCGCACTACCTGCCATGCCTGGATGCGAACGGTTTCAACCCGGATTTCGACGCCGTGTCGCCGGACATCTGGAAACGCTGCCAGATCCTGTTCCTGTGCTCCCCCGGCAACCCGACCGGCGCGCTGATCCCGGTTGAAACCCTGAAAAAACTGATCGCGCTGGCCGACGAGTATGACTTCGTCATTGCCGCCGACGAATGCTACAGCGAGCTCTACTTCGACGAACAAACCCCGCCGCCAGGCCTGCTCAGCGCCTGCGTGGAACTGGGCCGCGAGGACTTCAAGCGTTGCGTGGTGTTCCACAGCCTGTCCAAACGCTCCAACCTGCCAGGCCTGCGCTCCGGCTTTGTCGCCGGCGACGCCGATATCCTCAAGGCATTCCTGCTTTACCGCACCTACCACGGCTGTGCAATGCCGGTGCAGACCCAATTGGCCAGCATTGCCGCCTGGCACGACGAAGCTCACGTAAAAGCCAACCGTGACCTGTACCGCGAGAAATTCGACGCGGTGCTGGCAATCCTCAAGCCGGTACTGGACGTGCAAAGCCCGGACGGTGGTTTCTACCTGTGGCCGAACGTGGAAGGCGACGATGCTGCATTCTGCCGCGACCTGTTCGTGGAAGAACACGTCACCGTGGTGCCGGGCTCGTACCTGTCACGCGAAGTGGATGGCTTCAACCCCGGCGCCGGCCGTGTGCGCCTGGCACTGGTTGCGCCATTGGCCGAGTGCGTGGAAGCGGCCGAGCGGATTCGGGATTTCATTCAGCGTCGCCGGTAA